A stretch of Paenibacillus sp. URB8-2 DNA encodes these proteins:
- a CDS encoding ABC transporter permease → MNVLTKLSKRYAAVIAFLILWEVSVRFEWVDPQFIPPLTQVLQHIGEQAATGALAHHLLISLGRAAGGLAIALIAGVPFGIALAGWPYMIRIALGPVLEWLSHINPFVVFHIIIVFIGAGEPTKVSIIAWACIWPIMFSTLSGMIHADADIVKAARSFGLRRLRLTTKVLLPLAFPSILTGTRLAAGYALLFLVAAEMMGSTSGLGFMIYKAQANYQIVEMFSGVLIIAVLAIVLDGIMSAAGKRLVHPAIK, encoded by the coding sequence GTGAATGTGTTAACCAAGCTTAGCAAGCGTTATGCTGCCGTAATCGCCTTTCTCATCCTGTGGGAAGTCAGTGTAAGGTTCGAATGGGTAGACCCCCAATTCATTCCTCCTCTCACTCAGGTGCTTCAGCACATCGGCGAACAGGCGGCAACTGGAGCGCTGGCGCACCATCTGCTGATTAGTCTGGGGCGCGCCGCCGGAGGACTGGCCATCGCCCTGATTGCAGGTGTGCCGTTCGGAATAGCTCTGGCCGGCTGGCCCTACATGATCCGTATAGCCCTCGGGCCGGTGCTGGAGTGGCTCTCTCACATCAATCCGTTTGTTGTGTTTCACATCATCATCGTATTTATCGGAGCCGGCGAGCCCACGAAAGTCTCGATTATCGCCTGGGCTTGTATTTGGCCGATTATGTTCAGCACATTGTCCGGGATGATCCATGCCGACGCAGACATTGTCAAAGCGGCGCGTTCATTTGGGCTTAGACGCCTTCGGCTGACGACGAAGGTCCTGCTTCCTTTAGCCTTCCCCTCCATTTTGACCGGAACACGTCTAGCTGCGGGCTATGCGCTGCTGTTTCTGGTCGCGGCTGAAATGATGGGATCCACCTCCGGCCTGGGCTTCATGATTTATAAGGCGCAAGCCAATTATCAGATTGTGGAGATGTTCTCCGGAGTTTTGATTATTGCGGTCCTGGCCATCGTGCTGGACGGGATCATGTCAGCGGCAGGCAAACGGCTAGTCCATCCCGCTATAAAATAA
- a CDS encoding ABC transporter permease — protein sequence MKWIISVHRKLLSFYLFFLVLIVWELAPRLGFVSNVFVPPFSRIVETGIELGLTNIFLYITISLKRVFVGFVLATVLALPLGFILAGAMPKLAAFLHPLTKFLSSIPPFILFPVFVIIIGIGEGGIYTVIFWSSFWPILFTTIAGIQNIDPLLIRSAKSMNAGKLVIFTKVILPGASPTLITGLRTGLTMSFFMLIGSESMGADSGMGWMIHNAQSMGFVERIYLGAIMVAGVGLALNYVLEYLESAVLHWRQAPDSSNKVAA from the coding sequence ATGAAATGGATCATTTCGGTTCATCGGAAATTGTTAAGCTTTTATCTTTTTTTCCTGGTGCTGATCGTTTGGGAGCTTGCGCCGAGGCTGGGATTCGTTAGCAACGTATTTGTCCCACCCTTCTCGCGGATCGTGGAGACCGGAATCGAACTGGGACTGACGAACATTTTTCTCTACATTACCATCAGCCTGAAAAGAGTGTTTGTCGGCTTTGTCCTGGCTACCGTTTTGGCCCTGCCGCTTGGCTTTATTCTGGCCGGAGCCATGCCGAAGCTGGCCGCATTTCTCCACCCTCTGACCAAATTTCTCTCCAGCATCCCGCCGTTTATTCTATTTCCGGTCTTCGTTATCATTATCGGAATCGGTGAGGGAGGCATCTATACGGTCATCTTCTGGTCGTCGTTCTGGCCGATATTGTTCACGACCATAGCCGGTATTCAGAATATCGATCCGCTACTGATCCGGTCGGCCAAATCCATGAATGCGGGCAAGCTGGTGATCTTCACAAAGGTGATCCTGCCCGGCGCCTCGCCGACATTAATCACCGGACTCCGTACCGGACTGACCATGAGCTTCTTCATGCTGATCGGTTCGGAGAGCATGGGCGCCGATTCCGGTATGGGCTGGATGATCCACAATGCCCAAAGCATGGGGTTTGTCGAGCGCATTTACCTTGGAGCCATTATGGTTGCAGGCGTCGGTCTGGCACTCAATTATGTGCTTGAATACCTGGAGAGTGCAGTGCTGCATTGGCGGCAGGCTCCCGATTCAAGCAATAAAGTCGCGGCCTAG
- a CDS encoding ABC transporter substrate-binding protein produces MADGKKKWIIISVVAALVVGGIGVGSYLGQTKKGIGIQGAAGLSTLKNAGFDPAKSGKKVYTIKTDTKVNCSSTPWVIAEKKGFFAEEGINVEYTGELTTAQVLPSILNGTNNVSSTHVNNIATYIAGGAKIKGVTIGGVEPTPDVDEKYHHMKFYVSPKAGVSSLEELIKKKKGEKITINGTVPSCTTFIATNAFDHLGFSRDQIKFVAFESDTAALQANQQGNIDIVGVHPPFYKLAKDSGLIEVFDTADTGLGEAAGTTFYYFTEQFIKDNPEAIQGFVKAIKKAQDWIVNPEHEEEAIKLTGDYIGQPVNAVHYYYTGKGFQDKLIQPWIDDLVVSGALKKDQLKVDDLITTQFDPN; encoded by the coding sequence ATGGCAGATGGTAAAAAGAAATGGATTATTATTTCCGTAGTCGCCGCTTTGGTGGTTGGAGGAATCGGCGTGGGCAGCTACTTGGGGCAGACGAAGAAAGGAATCGGCATCCAAGGCGCCGCAGGGTTATCGACCTTAAAGAACGCAGGGTTTGACCCGGCCAAATCCGGCAAAAAAGTGTACACCATCAAAACCGACACCAAGGTCAATTGCTCCTCCACACCATGGGTGATTGCCGAGAAAAAAGGCTTTTTCGCGGAGGAAGGAATCAATGTGGAATATACCGGCGAGCTGACTACCGCACAAGTGCTTCCCTCCATCTTGAACGGAACGAACAATGTCTCTAGCACTCATGTTAACAATATTGCCACCTATATCGCCGGCGGGGCCAAAATCAAGGGCGTTACGATCGGCGGGGTCGAACCGACACCGGATGTGGATGAAAAATATCATCACATGAAATTCTATGTCAGCCCCAAGGCGGGTGTTTCTTCCCTGGAAGAGCTGATCAAGAAGAAGAAGGGTGAGAAAATCACGATCAATGGCACCGTACCGAGCTGCACAACCTTCATCGCCACCAACGCATTCGACCATCTGGGCTTCAGTCGTGATCAAATCAAGTTTGTCGCTTTCGAAAGCGACACGGCGGCCTTGCAGGCCAACCAGCAGGGCAATATTGACATCGTCGGCGTCCATCCACCCTTTTACAAGCTGGCAAAGGACTCCGGTCTGATCGAAGTTTTCGACACGGCGGATACCGGACTCGGCGAAGCTGCAGGCACAACCTTCTACTACTTCACGGAACAATTTATCAAGGATAATCCCGAAGCAATCCAAGGCTTTGTCAAAGCGATTAAGAAAGCGCAGGACTGGATCGTCAACCCGGAGCATGAGGAAGAAGCGATCAAGCTGACCGGCGACTATATCGGCCAACCGGTAAACGCCGTGCACTACTACTACACCGGCAAAGGATTCCAAGACAAGCTGATCCAGCCTTGGATTGATGACCTTGTCGTATCCGGAGCATTGAAGAAGGATCAGCTGAAGGTCGACGACCTGATCACCACCCAGTTTGACCCGAACTAA
- a CDS encoding ABC transporter permease: MNSTTVKLKKIGIGSIPILLFFIFWEGGARIIPEGVISPPSDAILAIFRSTFSGVLLEQTLISLYRVLLGFLLSLIIGIPLGFLLGTFFSSAEKALLPFFRTCEKLNPFAIIPIFMIFFGIGNSEKVVVIFWSALWPVLFNTMAGAKDIDYNLLRAARSMGATRRELFTKVVLPYTAPNIFIGIEFAAQLSFFMIIASEVIGASTGLGWYYINSTARYDLPLMYGIVLFITVLGIIINLLFARLKKRFLVWKEASQLH, from the coding sequence ATGAATTCCACGACAGTCAAGCTTAAAAAAATCGGCATCGGCAGCATTCCGATCCTGTTGTTCTTCATCTTCTGGGAGGGCGGCGCCCGAATCATTCCGGAGGGCGTCATCTCGCCCCCCAGCGACGCGATTCTAGCCATCTTCCGCTCGACATTCTCCGGCGTGCTGCTGGAGCAGACACTAATCAGCCTGTACCGAGTGCTGCTCGGGTTCTTGCTCTCGCTGATTATCGGTATTCCGCTCGGATTTTTGCTCGGCACCTTTTTTAGTTCGGCGGAAAAAGCGTTGCTGCCTTTCTTTCGCACCTGCGAGAAGCTGAACCCTTTCGCGATCATTCCGATTTTTATGATCTTCTTCGGAATCGGAAATTCGGAAAAAGTGGTCGTCATCTTCTGGTCTGCGCTCTGGCCCGTACTGTTTAATACGATGGCCGGAGCCAAGGATATCGATTACAACCTGCTGCGGGCGGCACGGTCCATGGGAGCAACGCGCAGAGAGCTGTTTACCAAGGTCGTCCTGCCGTACACCGCACCCAATATTTTTATCGGTATTGAATTTGCCGCCCAGCTATCGTTCTTCATGATTATCGCATCTGAAGTAATCGGTGCCAGCACGGGACTTGGATGGTATTACATCAATTCTACCGCCCGCTATGATCTGCCGCTCATGTACGGCATCGTCCTGTTCATCACCGTGCTGGGCATTATCATCAACCTGTTGTTCGCCAGACTGAAAAAGCGCTTTCTGGTATGGAAAGAAGCGTCACAGCTTCACTAA
- the nifB gene encoding nitrogenase cofactor biosynthesis protein NifB, with product MHFLSGCGGQSPPSSNVPDRGIVFAVKGDAGQINEKVVFALANESRHPCYDEMAHHYFARMHVAVAPKCNINCNYCNIKYDCVSESRPGVVSKVLTPQEAYAKVRSTLASLPQLTVVGIAGPGDPLANPRETFETFGLLSEGLPDLQLCLSTNGLKLPDYSEDIVRHRIAHVTVTVNAVDPQIGAEVYRAVFFRGKAYRGRDAAELLLHNQLEGIRRIAERGVKVKVNSVLIPGVNDSHLIKVTEAVKAAGASSHNIMPLILSPGSVYEKEGRKEPASSLMLQVQARSEAVIPVMRHCRQCRADAVGLIGDDLGVKTDNTPAREYDPAAREELLIRLDRTAAERKRRESNAGEQGERGSLRIAVATRGGGQVNVHFGHAREFLVYEVSGQEQKLLGVRRIQAYCNGKAECGEADKETILDETVALLQDCSIVLCAAIGPGPSERLARAGLTALARKGEIGKLLEQCAKYQRFFTSISCSPSEVCPSAAQQRDGPGI from the coding sequence ATGCATTTCTTGTCTGGCTGCGGCGGACAATCGCCGCCAAGCTCTAACGTACCGGATCGGGGTATCGTCTTCGCGGTGAAGGGAGACGCTGGACAAATTAACGAAAAGGTGGTGTTTGCGTTGGCGAACGAATCACGCCATCCTTGTTACGACGAGATGGCGCATCATTATTTTGCCCGCATGCATGTGGCGGTAGCGCCTAAATGCAATATCAACTGCAATTATTGCAATATCAAATACGACTGCGTCAGCGAGAGCCGCCCCGGCGTCGTCAGCAAGGTACTTACGCCGCAGGAGGCTTACGCCAAGGTGCGCAGTACGCTGGCTTCGCTGCCGCAGCTGACCGTGGTCGGCATCGCGGGACCCGGTGATCCGCTGGCCAATCCGCGGGAGACGTTCGAAACCTTCGGCCTGCTGTCCGAAGGCCTGCCCGATCTGCAACTGTGCCTTAGTACCAATGGGCTGAAGCTGCCCGATTATTCGGAGGATATCGTCAGGCATCGCATCGCCCATGTGACCGTCACGGTCAATGCCGTCGATCCGCAGATCGGTGCGGAGGTATACCGCGCCGTGTTCTTCCGAGGCAAGGCCTACAGGGGCAGGGACGCTGCAGAACTGTTACTGCACAACCAACTGGAGGGCATCCGGCGGATCGCAGAGCGCGGCGTAAAGGTCAAAGTCAATTCTGTGCTGATTCCCGGCGTTAATGACAGCCATCTGATCAAGGTGACCGAGGCGGTCAAGGCGGCAGGGGCTTCCTCCCATAATATTATGCCGCTGATTCTCTCGCCGGGCAGCGTATATGAGAAAGAAGGACGCAAGGAGCCCGCTTCTTCGCTGATGCTTCAGGTGCAGGCGCGCAGCGAGGCGGTTATACCGGTCATGCGGCATTGCCGCCAATGCCGCGCCGATGCGGTCGGGCTGATTGGCGATGATCTTGGCGTCAAGACTGATAACACGCCGGCCCGGGAATACGACCCGGCAGCACGCGAGGAGCTGCTTATCCGGCTGGACCGGACGGCCGCGGAGCGCAAGCGGCGCGAATCCAATGCGGGAGAGCAAGGAGAGCGCGGCAGTCTGCGCATCGCCGTGGCGACGCGCGGCGGGGGCCAGGTGAATGTGCATTTCGGCCATGCACGCGAGTTTCTTGTCTACGAGGTGTCCGGGCAAGAGCAGAAGCTGCTCGGCGTTCGGCGGATTCAGGCTTACTGCAACGGCAAGGCCGAATGCGGGGAAGCGGACAAGGAGACGATTCTGGATGAGACGGTGGCGCTGCTGCAGGATTGCTCCATCGTTCTCTGCGCCGCGATCGGTCCCGGACCGAGCGAGCGGCTGGCCCGCGCCGGTCTGACAGCGCTGGCGCGAAAGGGAGAGATCGGCAAACTGCTGGAGCAGTGCGCCAAATATCAACGTTTCTTCACCTCCATCTCCTGCTCCCCGTCGGAAGTTTGCCCGTCCGCTGCGCAGCAGCGTGACGGTCCAGGAATATAA
- a CDS encoding MFS transporter, with the protein MSSVHQATYQEDASVQKRRWLILIVLNLFTFMSTLDGSIVNIALPVLSGKLGLPMAQVAWVTTGYLMAICSFILFFGRLGDIAGKIRIFKIGTVVFIVGSLLCGFSGTLPLLIVSRVIQALGASMTMANSQGIVTDLFPANERGKALGLIGTFVSLGSIAGPSLGGIIVANLGWEYIFWVNVPIGLIAIGLGWRLLPKDLVRVKARIDSTGSLLFAILIVSLFAGLLLGQESGYGNPGIILSLFAAAAAFAAFLWVELRKPEPLLQLNLFKNPLFSLSILCGFLVFAANFCFNIISPFYTQNMLGLSPSSAGFLLMLFPISMVVIAPLSGALSDKIGSELLTFAGLVVMVIAQFGLAQLHAGSTIAIVGVWIAMLGVGSGLFQSPNNSLVMSTVPRTQLGSAGSVNSLVRNIGMVVGITIATTTLFGVMSDMAGHRVTGLIKGRPDIFLAGMHVVFITSASICLAAAVLTGWRFVRTKQRVRVEVRRQRPGEGRG; encoded by the coding sequence ATGAGCTCGGTACATCAGGCGACCTATCAGGAAGATGCAAGCGTGCAGAAGCGGCGCTGGCTGATTCTGATCGTCCTCAATTTGTTTACATTCATGTCAACGTTGGACGGAAGCATTGTGAACATCGCGCTTCCGGTGCTGTCCGGAAAATTAGGACTGCCGATGGCCCAGGTGGCATGGGTCACGACCGGCTATTTAATGGCGATCTGTTCGTTCATTCTGTTCTTCGGTAGATTGGGCGATATCGCGGGAAAGATCCGGATTTTCAAGATCGGAACGGTGGTCTTCATTGTTGGTTCGCTGCTCTGCGGCTTCAGCGGCACACTGCCGTTGCTGATTGTCTCACGGGTTATTCAAGCCCTAGGTGCGTCGATGACCATGGCGAACAGCCAGGGGATTGTGACGGATTTGTTCCCGGCGAACGAGAGAGGGAAGGCGCTCGGTCTGATCGGCACCTTCGTCTCGCTCGGCAGCATAGCCGGTCCCAGTCTCGGAGGCATTATTGTCGCGAATCTGGGCTGGGAATATATATTCTGGGTTAACGTGCCTATCGGCCTGATTGCGATCGGCCTTGGCTGGAGGCTTCTCCCGAAGGATCTGGTCCGGGTTAAAGCCCGAATCGACAGCACCGGCAGCCTGCTGTTCGCCATCTTAATCGTCTCACTGTTCGCCGGTCTGCTGCTCGGCCAGGAGAGCGGCTACGGCAATCCCGGCATCATCTTGTCGCTGTTCGCCGCGGCGGCGGCCTTTGCGGCGTTTCTCTGGGTGGAGCTGCGCAAGCCCGAACCGCTGCTGCAGCTTAATCTGTTTAAGAATCCGCTGTTCTCGCTCAGCATTCTCTGCGGATTTCTCGTATTTGCCGCAAACTTCTGCTTTAACATCATTTCGCCGTTCTATACGCAGAACATGCTTGGCTTGTCTCCCTCGTCGGCGGGATTCCTGCTCATGCTGTTCCCGATCTCCATGGTCGTGATCGCACCGCTCAGCGGCGCTTTGTCAGACAAGATCGGATCGGAGCTGCTGACCTTTGCCGGACTGGTCGTTATGGTGATCGCCCAATTCGGACTGGCCCAGCTTCATGCTGGAAGCACGATTGCGATCGTCGGAGTATGGATCGCGATGCTCGGAGTCGGCAGCGGGCTGTTCCAGTCTCCGAATAATTCTCTGGTCATGTCGACGGTTCCGCGCACCCAGCTTGGCTCGGCAGGCAGCGTGAATTCGCTGGTGCGCAATATCGGCATGGTCGTCGGCATTACGATAGCCACCACCACGCTGTTTGGTGTGATGAGCGACATGGCGGGCCACCGTGTGACGGGCCTGATTAAGGGACGTCCCGATATTTTTCTGGCGGGCATGCATGTCGTCTTCATCACTTCGGCGTCGATCTGTCTGGCGGCGGCTGTGCTGACAGGCTGGCGGTTTGTTCGCACGAAACAACGGGTCCGCGTAGAAGTGAGACGACAAAGACCGGGAGAGGGCAGAGGGTAA
- a CDS encoding MarR family winged helix-turn-helix transcriptional regulator: MNPNDTFRKEPLGRLISYIHRSQQKYLSRSLGEYGIGGGGQYSFLKAILQSPGTTQEQLTCNLKFDKATTARSVKQLEEAGYIERRTDPDDRRSYLLYPTPKALEFHPVLQRFLDDSNAKMTRDLTDEEERQLILLLQKIRLDF, from the coding sequence ATGAATCCGAACGACACCTTCAGAAAAGAACCGCTTGGAAGGCTGATCTCCTATATTCACCGCTCCCAGCAGAAGTACCTGTCCCGCTCGCTAGGGGAATACGGCATCGGCGGAGGCGGACAGTACAGCTTCCTCAAAGCGATTCTCCAATCGCCGGGGACGACTCAGGAGCAGCTGACCTGCAATCTCAAATTCGATAAAGCTACTACAGCCCGCTCGGTGAAGCAGCTTGAGGAAGCCGGGTATATTGAACGCCGCACCGATCCGGACGACAGGCGCAGCTATCTGCTGTATCCTACGCCCAAGGCGCTGGAATTCCATCCGGTGCTTCAGCGCTTCCTGGATGATTCGAACGCCAAGATGACGCGGGATTTGACCGATGAAGAGGAGCGGCAGCTCATCCTGCTGCTTCAGAAAATAAGGCTCGATTTTTGA
- a CDS encoding YbaK/EbsC family protein — MSIENVKAHFRAFNREHHVMEFDSSSATVEKAAETIGVIPARIAKTLSFRGEGDAAILVVSAGDTKVDNKKFRNEFGFKPKMLSPEEVLEQTGHAVGGVCPFGLTNELDVYLDVSMKRFDTLFPACGSSNSAIELTCAELELYSGGKAWIDVCKDWE, encoded by the coding sequence ATGTCTATCGAAAATGTAAAAGCACACTTCCGCGCCTTTAACAGAGAGCATCATGTGATGGAATTCGACTCTTCCAGCGCCACCGTGGAGAAAGCCGCGGAGACCATTGGGGTAATCCCCGCCCGTATTGCCAAGACGCTGTCTTTTCGCGGCGAAGGAGATGCCGCCATTCTGGTCGTCTCCGCCGGCGACACCAAGGTCGACAACAAAAAATTCCGGAATGAGTTTGGATTCAAGCCGAAAATGCTGAGCCCGGAGGAAGTGCTGGAGCAAACCGGACATGCCGTCGGCGGCGTTTGCCCGTTCGGACTGACCAATGAGCTGGATGTTTATCTCGATGTCTCCATGAAGCGCTTCGATACGCTATTCCCCGCCTGCGGCAGCTCGAATTCCGCCATTGAATTGACCTGCGCCGAACTGGAGCTATACTCGGGCGGCAAGGCATGGATCGACGTCTGCAAGGACTGGGAATAA
- the nifH gene encoding nitrogenase iron protein, with amino-acid sequence MTKKLRQIAFYGKGGIGKSTTSQNTLAQLAVNFGQRIMIVGCDPKADSTRLILNTKAQQTVLDLAAKLGSVEDLELEDVVSSGFGGILCVESGGPEPGVGCAGRGIITSINFLEEQGAYDDVDIVSYDVLGDVVCGGFAMPIRENKAQEIYIVCSGEMMAMYAANNIARGILKYAQSGSVRLGGLICNSRNTDREQELISELARRLNTQMIHFVPRNNVVQHAELRKMTVTQYNPNHSQAEEYKQLAEKILHNEKLTVPTPIDMDDLERLLIDFGVVEDEETALQTQASK; translated from the coding sequence ATGACTAAAAAACTGAGACAAATCGCATTTTACGGCAAAGGAGGAATCGGCAAATCCACCACTTCGCAAAACACCCTGGCTCAGTTGGCCGTCAATTTCGGCCAAAGAATTATGATCGTGGGCTGCGATCCGAAAGCCGACTCCACTCGCCTGATTTTGAACACCAAAGCGCAGCAGACCGTGCTTGATCTTGCCGCCAAACTTGGAAGTGTAGAAGATCTGGAGCTGGAGGACGTAGTGTCCTCCGGCTTCGGAGGTATTCTCTGCGTGGAATCCGGAGGTCCGGAGCCGGGGGTGGGCTGCGCAGGCCGGGGAATCATTACGTCTATCAATTTTTTGGAGGAGCAGGGCGCCTATGATGATGTGGATATCGTCTCCTACGACGTGCTGGGCGACGTTGTCTGCGGCGGGTTCGCCATGCCAATCCGCGAGAACAAAGCGCAGGAAATCTATATCGTCTGCTCCGGGGAGATGATGGCCATGTACGCAGCCAACAATATCGCCCGCGGCATTCTGAAATATGCACAAAGCGGCAGCGTTCGGCTGGGCGGACTGATTTGCAACAGCCGCAATACAGACCGCGAGCAAGAGCTGATCAGCGAGCTGGCGCGTCGCCTGAATACCCAGATGATCCACTTTGTGCCGCGCAACAACGTGGTACAGCATGCCGAGCTGAGAAAAATGACTGTTACCCAGTACAATCCGAACCATTCGCAGGCCGAAGAATACAAGCAGCTAGCCGAGAAAATATTGCACAACGAGAAGCTGACCGTTCCCACTCCGATCGATATGGACGATCTGGAACGGCTGCTGATTGATTTCGGTGTGGTGGAGGATGAGGAGACGGCTCTGCAGACGCAAGCCTCTAAGTAA
- a CDS encoding ABC transporter permease translates to MATRNIPVLLLVCLRLSGIALLCILWEVLPRSGLVNPTFFPPLSAVLQEIAALLRDQHLLGHTIATLWRVVAGIGLAALVAVPAGAILGYWLPGLAAGLNPLFRILAQVNPFSLMTVFLLFFGIGEKAKLIIVAWVAFWPLLHHVIVGVQNLDADLLKAARSMGTTPSQLFLRIILPGAAPSILLGVRTSIILLLAILVAGEMLGGLAGLGWLLHWSSNYYSSPYATTPIFAVGLCISLIGVALSAVLRKLERDLFFWKPVESAWSAAPAPRTLRSRPNRIFAVTVLSAMLLLLVAGGASTSRLSKTNGSFSGEGDVPQPSASGHSEHSGHMSHDHSLPAAGQSGHSGHTAPTASPVQSGHP, encoded by the coding sequence ATGGCAACCAGGAATATCCCGGTTTTGCTGCTCGTCTGCTTACGTTTATCCGGCATCGCCCTGCTCTGTATTCTGTGGGAGGTTTTGCCGAGAAGCGGGCTCGTGAATCCGACTTTCTTCCCGCCGTTGTCCGCGGTGCTGCAGGAGATCGCGGCTCTTCTGCGGGACCAGCATCTCCTTGGCCATACGATAGCCACACTGTGGCGTGTGGTTGCAGGCATTGGGCTGGCAGCACTGGTAGCCGTGCCGGCAGGTGCGATTCTCGGGTATTGGCTGCCCGGCCTGGCTGCAGGACTGAACCCGCTGTTCCGCATTCTGGCCCAGGTCAATCCCTTTTCGCTCATGACGGTATTTCTGCTGTTCTTCGGGATCGGGGAAAAGGCGAAACTGATCATCGTCGCCTGGGTGGCGTTCTGGCCTCTGCTTCACCATGTCATTGTCGGTGTGCAGAATTTAGATGCGGACCTGCTGAAAGCGGCGCGCAGTATGGGAACCACTCCCTCGCAGCTATTCCTGCGGATCATATTGCCGGGGGCGGCTCCCTCTATTTTGCTGGGGGTCCGTACGTCGATAATATTGCTGTTGGCTATTCTGGTGGCCGGAGAAATGCTGGGAGGCTTGGCCGGTCTCGGCTGGCTGCTTCATTGGTCCAGCAATTATTACTCATCTCCTTATGCCACAACGCCAATCTTTGCCGTTGGGCTTTGTATTTCTCTGATTGGCGTCGCTCTGAGCGCCGTATTGCGCAAGCTGGAACGTGATCTGTTTTTCTGGAAGCCTGTTGAATCCGCGTGGAGTGCAGCGCCCGCCCCCCGGACGCTGCGAAGCAGGCCAAACCGTATTTTTGCAGTTACCGTACTGTCCGCTATGTTGCTGCTTCTCGTAGCTGGTGGGGCATCAACAAGCCGGCTGAGCAAAACTAACGGCAGCTTCTCGGGAGAGGGCGATGTGCCTCAGCCCTCCGCCAGCGGGCACAGCGAGCACAGCGGCCATATGTCTCATGATCATTCGTTGCCTGCCGCCGGGCAATCCGGTCATTCAGGCCATACTGCGCCAACCGCTTCACCGGTACAGTCCGGACATCCGTGA